In Planctomycetota bacterium, one DNA window encodes the following:
- the flhF gene encoding flagellar biosynthesis protein FlhF translates to MKTFEAGSMAEALKRVKAELGPSAVILHTRTFHRGGWLGFGRRNVVEVTAANDVNIVPPKLRRAVLEDTPVAPPPRRIAGSAVAGAYGQPAPAASPATARPTPEIVVPTQQAMATPGGAVNEDITQIRMMVQQMMRRQSARPPQDLPDVLFNQYLALLEREVTEELADEVVQSVRGKLNAKELNDAGAVREAVRREIAELVPVDVQSPHRARPADGRPLTIALVGPTGVGKTTTIAKLAATFKLREKKKVALITIDTYRIAAVDQLRTYADIIQVLLHVALTPAEMKAAIRKCADCDVVLIDTAGRGQRDDAKLSELRKFIDAANPHEVHLVLSSTCCQSVLMEAVERFAHVRTDRVIFTKLDEAVSLGVVLNVVRRVNKQLSYITTGQEVPHQIEPGCSNRLAQLILGEGL, encoded by the coding sequence ATGAAGACGTTCGAGGCAGGGTCGATGGCCGAAGCGCTGAAGCGGGTCAAAGCGGAGCTTGGCCCGTCGGCGGTGATTCTGCACACGCGGACATTCCACCGCGGGGGCTGGCTGGGATTCGGCCGGCGCAACGTGGTGGAGGTCACGGCGGCGAATGACGTGAACATCGTGCCGCCCAAGCTTCGCCGCGCGGTGCTGGAGGACACGCCCGTCGCACCGCCGCCGCGGCGCATCGCCGGCAGCGCGGTGGCGGGGGCGTACGGTCAGCCGGCGCCCGCCGCATCGCCGGCGACGGCGCGCCCGACGCCGGAGATCGTCGTGCCGACGCAACAGGCGATGGCGACGCCCGGCGGGGCGGTGAACGAGGACATCACGCAGATTCGCATGATGGTGCAGCAGATGATGCGCCGTCAGTCCGCCCGCCCGCCGCAGGATTTGCCGGACGTGCTGTTCAATCAGTATCTGGCGCTCCTGGAGCGGGAGGTGACGGAGGAGTTGGCGGACGAAGTGGTGCAGAGCGTGCGCGGGAAGCTCAATGCGAAGGAACTCAACGACGCGGGCGCGGTGCGCGAGGCGGTTCGGCGGGAGATCGCCGAGCTGGTGCCGGTCGATGTGCAGTCGCCGCACCGGGCGCGGCCGGCGGACGGTCGCCCGCTGACGATCGCGCTGGTCGGGCCGACGGGTGTGGGCAAGACGACGACGATCGCCAAGCTCGCCGCGACGTTCAAGCTGCGGGAGAAGAAGAAAGTCGCGCTGATCACGATCGACACCTACCGCATCGCCGCGGTGGATCAGTTGCGGACGTACGCGGACATCATTCAGGTGCTGCTGCACGTCGCGCTGACGCCGGCGGAAATGAAGGCGGCGATCCGCAAGTGCGCCGACTGCGACGTGGTGCTCATCGACACCGCCGGTCGCGGTCAGCGCGACGACGCCAAGCTCTCTGAGCTGCGCAAGTTCATCGACGCGGCCAACCCGCACGAGGTGCACCTGGTGCTCTCGAGCACCTGCTGCCAGTCGGTCCTGATGGAGGCGGTCGAGCGGTTCGCCCATGTCCGCACGGACCGGGTGATTTTCACGAAGCTCGACGAGGCGGTGAGTCTGGGCGTGGTATTAAATGTTGTACGCCGGGTCAATAAGCAGCTATCCTATATCACGACAGGCCAGGAAGTCCCCCATCAGATCGAGCCCGGGTGCTCGAATCGGCTGGCGCAACTGATCCTGGGCGAGGGACTGTGA
- a CDS encoding AAA family ATPase, giving the protein MYQDQATELRAMMHRAGSDKQSGSARVVAITSGKGGVGKSNVAVNLAARLAKMGRNVVLLDADMGMANADVLCNVAPRATLAHVVAGRRQLEEAMVEAPGGFTLIPGASGLAQMANLSEFERARVVNLFRQLEDQHDLLLIDTGAGIGPNVMSFLLAAQELLVVTTPEPTAVTDAYALIKAVSRQRESVTINLLVNMARDREEARRVYERISAVTRRFLGHALSDAGYVLYDPRVGASVRRRCPFVLDAPDAPASLCIKQLAHKLDRHATEPGQGGFFKKVASWLAG; this is encoded by the coding sequence ATGTACCAGGACCAGGCGACTGAGCTACGCGCGATGATGCACCGAGCAGGCAGTGACAAGCAGTCGGGTTCCGCGCGCGTGGTGGCGATCACCAGCGGCAAGGGCGGCGTCGGTAAGTCCAATGTGGCGGTCAACTTAGCAGCCCGTCTGGCGAAGATGGGACGCAACGTCGTGTTGCTCGATGCGGACATGGGCATGGCCAACGCCGACGTGCTTTGCAACGTCGCGCCGCGGGCGACCCTGGCCCATGTCGTGGCGGGGCGGCGGCAGCTTGAGGAGGCCATGGTCGAAGCCCCCGGCGGGTTCACCCTGATACCGGGAGCGTCGGGTCTGGCTCAGATGGCCAACCTCTCGGAGTTCGAGCGGGCGCGGGTCGTCAATCTGTTCCGCCAGCTCGAGGACCAGCACGACCTACTACTGATTGATACCGGGGCGGGCATCGGCCCCAATGTGATGAGCTTCCTTCTGGCCGCGCAAGAATTGCTCGTCGTCACCACCCCCGAGCCGACCGCCGTCACCGACGCCTACGCGCTCATCAAGGCGGTCAGTCGCCAGCGCGAGTCGGTGACGATCAACCTGCTGGTCAACATGGCGCGGGACCGCGAAGAGGCGCGGCGGGTCTACGAACGGATCAGCGCCGTGACGCGCCGCTTCCTCGGTCACGCGCTCTCCGACGCCGGGTATGTGCTCTACGATCCGCGCGTCGGCGCCTCGGTCCGACGGCGGTGTCCGTTCGTGCTCGACGCCCCCGATGCGCCGGCCAGTCTGTGCATCAAGCAACTCGCCCACAAACTCGATCGCCACGCAACCGAGCCCGGACAAGGCGGATTTTTCAAAAAAGTTGCATCGTGGCTCGCAGGTTAG
- a CDS encoding FliA/WhiG family RNA polymerase sigma factor: MAKRRTATKNIPLEERDIKEVWVEYKQTGSETIRNFLMTKYLPLVKYNAERIHTKLPDEVDVEDLKQAGIFGLMDAIDAFQMDRGVKFETYCAPRIRGAILDELRAMDWVPRLVRSRTNKVEGARKRLEMELGRKATDKEIAESLNVDMEEYKKLARDSGPTGVVSLNRKYYETDSNKDVREIDVLRDDRQINPLTAAQKRDLKDLITKGLSRAERLIVILYYYEEMTMKEIGVTLDLSESRVSQMHSSILARLKAQMQHRDTEFEPEKED, encoded by the coding sequence ATGGCAAAACGCAGGACCGCCACGAAGAACATCCCGCTGGAAGAACGTGACATCAAGGAAGTGTGGGTCGAGTACAAGCAGACCGGCAGTGAAACCATTCGCAATTTTCTCATGACTAAATACCTGCCGCTGGTCAAGTACAACGCCGAACGCATCCACACCAAGCTTCCCGATGAAGTCGACGTCGAGGACCTCAAGCAGGCGGGCATCTTCGGGCTCATGGACGCCATCGACGCGTTTCAGATGGACCGCGGCGTGAAGTTCGAAACCTACTGCGCCCCGCGCATCCGCGGCGCGATCCTCGACGAGCTGCGCGCGATGGACTGGGTCCCCCGGCTCGTCCGCAGCCGGACCAACAAGGTCGAAGGCGCCCGCAAGCGCCTCGAGATGGAGCTCGGCCGAAAGGCGACCGACAAGGAAATCGCCGAGTCGCTCAACGTCGACATGGAGGAGTACAAGAAGCTGGCGCGCGACTCGGGGCCGACCGGCGTGGTCAGTCTCAACCGCAAATACTACGAGACGGATTCCAACAAGGACGTGCGCGAGATTGACGTGCTGCGCGATGATCGTCAGATCAATCCGCTCACCGCCGCCCAGAAGCGCGACCTCAAGGACCTGATCACCAAGGGCCTCTCCCGCGCTGAACGCCTGATCGTCATCCTCTACTACTACGAGGAAATGACGATGAAGGAAATCGGCGTGACGCTCGACCTGTCCGAGTCGCGCGTGAGCCAGATGCACAGCTCCATCCTCGCCCGCCTCAAGGCCCAGATGCAGCACCGCGACACCGAGTTCGAACCCGAAAAGGAAGATTAA
- the folK gene encoding 2-amino-4-hydroxy-6-hydroxymethyldihydropteridine diphosphokinase produces the protein MPLACLGLGSNLGDRAAYLQGAREALAILPESRLVAFSCIYETPPVGPVEQGPYLNAAAVIETNLAPHDLLAHLRAIERAAGRERHERWGPRTLDLDILLYEDRVIAADDLTVPHPHLHERWFALKPLAEIAPQMVHPTLGATIAELLNRVESSM, from the coding sequence ATGCCCCTCGCCTGTCTCGGTCTCGGCTCCAACCTCGGCGATCGAGCCGCCTATCTCCAAGGCGCTCGCGAAGCGCTGGCCATCCTGCCCGAATCGCGCCTCGTCGCCTTCTCCTGTATCTACGAAACGCCGCCCGTCGGTCCCGTTGAGCAGGGCCCGTACCTCAACGCCGCCGCGGTGATCGAGACAAATCTCGCCCCGCACGATCTGCTCGCCCACCTGCGCGCCATCGAACGCGCCGCCGGCCGGGAGCGCCACGAACGATGGGGCCCGCGTACGCTCGATCTGGACATCCTGCTCTACGAAGATCGCGTCATCGCCGCCGATGATCTGACTGTGCCCCACCCGCATCTGCACGAGCGATGGTTCGCTCTCAAACCCCTCGCCGAAATCGCGCCGCAGATGGTGCATCCGACACTCGGCGCGACCATCGCCGAGTTGCTCAATCGCGTCGAGTCGTCGATGTGA
- a CDS encoding prepilin-type N-terminal cleavage/methylation domain-containing protein: MRHEHANRSAHLAAGLAPQGACIEQRGASPAAKRRARCRQGFTLIELLVVVAIIALLIAILLPSLAQARAAAKFVVCGTNQKQIIATVTVYASANRDYYPTSIQGYQVSATSQWWTLPNRINYHPDVYGGAPNGFDGGWMGKRLLKYIPKVDTFYCPLAPQRPDNAQKEYETGNSAILNGSYFLFWGFKGYKTQVPNYFEGPDRMGEGRPGQLLTCDQLAWNEPGGTSYWTSSHPFADAGPVRANNPASSSHSYWQSTDPTATRPRELLLSGGYLDGHVEKYNAQETEWYHPGTNGSHPSQHYVPISH, from the coding sequence ATGAGACACGAGCATGCAAATCGCAGTGCGCATTTAGCGGCGGGGCTTGCCCCGCAGGGCGCGTGCATCGAGCAGCGCGGGGCGAGCCCCGCCGCTAAACGGCGCGCTCGATGCCGACAAGGTTTCACGCTCATCGAACTGCTCGTCGTTGTCGCGATCATCGCGCTGCTCATCGCGATTCTGCTGCCGTCGCTGGCGCAGGCGCGGGCGGCGGCGAAGTTCGTCGTCTGCGGCACGAATCAGAAACAGATCATCGCCACCGTGACCGTCTACGCCTCGGCCAATCGCGATTACTACCCGACGTCGATTCAGGGTTATCAGGTGTCGGCGACGAGTCAGTGGTGGACGCTGCCCAATCGCATCAATTATCACCCGGACGTGTACGGCGGAGCGCCCAATGGGTTTGACGGCGGGTGGATGGGCAAGCGCCTGCTCAAATACATTCCGAAGGTCGACACGTTCTACTGCCCGCTCGCGCCGCAGAGGCCGGACAACGCGCAGAAGGAATACGAGACGGGCAATTCCGCCATTCTTAACGGATCGTATTTCCTGTTCTGGGGCTTCAAAGGGTACAAGACGCAGGTGCCCAATTATTTTGAGGGGCCGGACCGCATGGGCGAAGGGCGACCCGGGCAACTGCTCACCTGCGATCAACTGGCGTGGAACGAGCCGGGCGGCACCTCGTACTGGACCAGTTCGCATCCCTTCGCCGACGCGGGCCCCGTCCGCGCCAACAATCCCGCCAGTTCATCGCATTCGTACTGGCAATCGACCGACCCGACCGCCACACGCCCGCGCGAACTTCTGCTCAGCGGCGGATATCTTGACGGTCACGTCGAAAAATACAACGCCCAGGAAACCGAGTGGTACCATCCCGGCACGAACGGCTCGCATCCGTCGCAGCATTACGTGCCCATCTCTCACTGA
- a CDS encoding GntR family transcriptional regulator: MFLIPSSASEARNRDHFMLQSGRSPTITELAQRIEVDIRKRRLKPGDPYIGTAETARMLSVSTTAANRALQLLAKRRVIERKQRRGTFITDPGENHHEHTLQRIHLLVREDHLRKEGLLSDGVVIGMQHQLPGADVQFNFLRANDGVEQVQALVSEALASSVREGFLLVRSSVSTQRALAASGLPTVVLGSLQPSVSTLPWIDRDHRKIGRLLVEYALSHGHERLLLLQRDNVLAGDFELYDGVAAAMAQAGLPAGALIVRNLPADPAAITAEVAHLLKRCGKPFGIIARSRPLADGALAAAMTLKLKPGKNIAIAASDIYLRPHDAAPPYPFAQQALDPESIGRHIGRMFAQQAAEEAVDPPHEIIDVKLKFPNGSNEMTPQRSHPHRRTEP, translated from the coding sequence ATGTTTTTGATACCCTCCTCAGCGTCAGAGGCACGGAACCGAGATCACTTCATGCTCCAGTCAGGGCGCAGCCCGACGATTACCGAATTGGCCCAGCGGATCGAGGTCGATATCCGCAAGCGGCGGCTCAAGCCCGGCGATCCGTACATCGGCACCGCCGAGACGGCCCGGATGCTCAGCGTGTCCACCACGGCGGCGAATCGCGCGCTTCAGCTCCTGGCCAAGCGGCGCGTCATCGAACGCAAGCAACGCCGCGGCACGTTCATCACCGACCCCGGCGAGAATCATCACGAGCACACGCTGCAGCGCATCCATCTGCTCGTGCGCGAGGATCATCTGCGCAAGGAAGGCCTGCTCAGCGACGGCGTCGTCATCGGCATGCAGCATCAGCTTCCCGGCGCGGATGTGCAGTTCAATTTCCTGCGCGCCAATGACGGCGTGGAGCAGGTTCAGGCGCTCGTGTCCGAGGCGCTGGCCAGCTCGGTGCGCGAGGGTTTTTTACTGGTGCGATCGAGCGTTTCGACGCAGCGGGCGCTGGCGGCGTCGGGTTTGCCGACGGTGGTGCTCGGGTCGCTTCAACCGTCGGTTTCAACGCTGCCGTGGATCGACCGTGATCATCGCAAGATCGGGCGGCTGCTGGTCGAGTATGCGCTGTCGCATGGTCATGAGCGGCTGCTCCTGCTTCAGCGCGACAACGTGCTGGCGGGCGATTTCGAGTTGTACGACGGCGTGGCGGCGGCGATGGCACAGGCGGGTTTGCCGGCGGGGGCGCTGATCGTCCGCAATCTGCCGGCGGACCCGGCGGCGATCACGGCGGAGGTGGCGCATCTGCTGAAGCGCTGCGGCAAGCCGTTCGGCATCATCGCCCGGAGCCGCCCGCTGGCCGACGGCGCGCTGGCGGCGGCGATGACCTTGAAGCTCAAACCCGGCAAAAACATCGCCATCGCGGCGTCGGATATTTATCTGCGCCCGCATGACGCAGCGCCGCCCTATCCGTTTGCGCAGCAGGCGCTCGACCCCGAGAGCATCGGGCGGCATATCGGGCGCATGTTCGCACAGCAGGCGGCGGAGGAAGCGGTTGATCCGCCGCACGAGATCATTGATGTGAAGCTGAAGTTTCCGAACGGCTCGAATGAGATGACCCCGCAACGATCGCACCCCCACAGGAGAACGGAACCATGA